The Glycine soja cultivar W05 chromosome 8, ASM419377v2, whole genome shotgun sequence genome has a window encoding:
- the LOC114421747 gene encoding uncharacterized protein LOC114421747 yields the protein MPSGARKRKAAKKNKAKKNSINPSTNKPKGNGDLKSRDEKGSDGGEGNSPAFREHGDHRNPFNDGSEDLEERGPSAAQPHAPDVVGSLEEVVSDVKIDQVLGGKEDGVVLVERGLKSEECFESKNASFENGNGGNTPKGQSLAEKNSKDGNCNSVEEAVASHKLVKSIDSSPSKMTSITEMPPVEETVNSPADSSVNLVTAMASVSEVEKSDTGMLLEKSVVHPVEVTNLAMKINDDNVYSLTNENVTMSSVEEPKPKECDSKMLTSPPASPFTKFTNGEEHIKDCKTAKCSENQPHVALAPNLVQKTSWLSCCGLFEVLSSSNR from the exons ATGCCTTCAGGTGCTAGGAAGAGAAAAGCTGCCAAAAAAAATAAGGCAAAGAAAAACAGCATCAACCCATCAACCAACAAGCCCAAAG GAAATGGTGATTTGAAGTCGCGGGATGAGAAAGGAAGTGATGGTGGTGAGGGTAATTCTCCTGCATTTCGTGAACATGGTGACCATCGTAATCCATTCAATGATGGGAGTGAAGATCTGGAAGAGAGAGGGCCATCAGCTGCTCAACCGCATGCTCCTGATGTCGTCGGGTCCCTGGAAGAAGTTGTTAGTGATGTCAAGATTGACCAGGTGTTGGGAGGAAAGGAAGATGGTGTTGTTTTGGTAGAGAGAGGTTTGAAGTCTGAGGAGTGTTTTGAGAGCAAAAATGCAAGTTTTGAGAATGGGAATGGTGGCAATACTCCAAAGGGTCAATCCCTCGCTGAGAAGAACTCAAAGGATGGAAATTGTAATTCAGTTGAAGAGGCAGTTGCAAGTCATAAGTTGGTTAAGTCCATTGATTCTTCCCCTTCCAAAATGACTTCAATTACTGAAATGCCACCAGTTGAGGAGACTGTTAATTCACCTGCTGACTCTTCTGTTAATTTAGTTACAGCCATGGCTTCTGTGTCTGAGGTGGAAAAGAGTGATACTGGAATGTTACTAGAGAAGTCAGTAGTCCATCCAGTAGAAGTGACCAATCTCGCAATGAAGATAAATGACGATAACGTATATTCCTTAACCAATGAGAATGTGACAATGTCAAGTGTGGAGGAGCCTAAGCCAAAGGAATGTGATAGTAAAATGTTAACTTCACCGCCTGCTAGTCCTTTCACTAAATTTACCAATGGTGAAGAACATATTAAGGATTGTAAGACTGCAAAATGTTCTGAAAATCAG CCTCATGTAGcattggctccaaatttggtgCAAAAGACCTCCTGGTTGAGTTGCTGTGGATTGTTTGAAGTTCTGTCAAGTTCAAATAGATAA